A single Trichocoleus sp. FACHB-46 DNA region contains:
- the pheS gene encoding phenylalanine--tRNA ligase subunit alpha, whose amino-acid sequence MTHQTSDLEAQLDALRQEGQQAIATAETLEQLDQLRVKYLGKKGQLSQALGGMGKLPPEERPRIGALTNEVKEALQNDLDTKRTALQAAQIQAQLEAETLDVTMPGMYRPQGRMHPLNSTIDRALDIFTGLGYTVAQGPEMETDYYNFEALNFQPDHPARDMQDTLYLTDGNLLRTHTSTVQIRYMEENDPPIRVAVPGRVYRRDTVDATHSAVFHQIEILAVDEGLTFSDLRGTIKVFLEAMFGDVPIRFRPSFFPFTEPSAEVDVQWKGRWLEVLGCGMVDPNVLKAVGYDPEVYTGFAAGFGVERLAMVLHQIDDIRRLYNSDLRFLRQF is encoded by the coding sequence ATGACTCATCAGACTAGCGATCTGGAAGCCCAATTAGATGCGCTGCGCCAAGAAGGGCAACAGGCGATCGCCACTGCCGAAACTCTGGAGCAATTGGATCAACTCCGTGTCAAGTACCTGGGGAAAAAAGGCCAACTCTCCCAAGCCCTCGGGGGGATGGGTAAGTTACCACCTGAGGAGCGTCCTCGGATTGGGGCTTTGACCAATGAAGTCAAAGAAGCTTTGCAAAACGATTTAGACACTAAGCGCACAGCACTGCAAGCAGCTCAGATTCAAGCCCAATTGGAAGCTGAAACTCTGGATGTGACGATGCCAGGGATGTATCGGCCTCAAGGGCGAATGCACCCGCTGAATAGCACGATTGACCGCGCCTTAGATATTTTTACGGGTTTGGGCTACACCGTGGCTCAAGGCCCAGAGATGGAAACAGACTACTACAACTTTGAAGCTCTGAACTTCCAGCCAGACCATCCCGCTCGGGATATGCAGGATACGCTGTATTTGACGGATGGGAATTTGTTGCGGACCCACACCTCGACGGTGCAAATTCGCTACATGGAAGAAAACGACCCCCCTATCCGCGTGGCAGTACCGGGGCGGGTGTATCGTCGTGACACAGTAGACGCGACTCACTCTGCTGTCTTTCACCAAATTGAAATTCTGGCAGTGGATGAAGGACTAACTTTCTCGGATCTCCGAGGCACAATTAAAGTCTTTCTGGAAGCCATGTTTGGCGATGTGCCCATCCGTTTTCGTCCCAGTTTCTTCCCCTTTACCGAACCTTCGGCAGAAGTAGATGTGCAGTGGAAAGGTCGCTGGTTAGAAGTTCTCGGTTGTGGAATGGTTGACCCTAACGTGCTCAAAGCTGTCGGTTATGACCCGGAAGTTTACACGGGTTTCGCGGCTGGCTTTGGGGTGGAGCGTTTAGCGATGGTCCTGCACCAGATTGACGATATTCGGCGGCTTTACAACAGCGATCTGCGATTTTTACGTCAGTTCTAG
- the surE gene encoding 5'/3'-nucleotidase SurE, whose product MRLLVSNDDGIYALGIRSLANGMAEAGHEVTVVCPDRERSATGHGLTLHSPIRAEEVESVFHPSIKAWACSGTPSDCVKLALGALLDNPPDFVLSGINHGSNLGTDVLYSGTVSAAMEGVLEGIPSIAFSLTSFSCREFQPAVRFAQILLTQLTQHPLPKLVLLNVNVPAVTQPDIMGVAITRQGVRRYTDIFQKRLDPRGKTYYWLAGELLEDVTDEVDLKEGNEAITDVQAIRNNYITVTPLQYNLTSVDGLTNLQKWQLNFPDYPSL is encoded by the coding sequence ATGAGACTCCTTGTTAGTAACGACGATGGCATTTATGCCCTCGGCATTCGTAGCCTAGCGAATGGGATGGCTGAGGCAGGTCATGAAGTCACAGTCGTTTGCCCCGATCGAGAGCGATCGGCTACAGGCCACGGCTTAACTTTGCATAGCCCCATCCGAGCAGAAGAAGTTGAATCAGTCTTTCATCCCAGCATTAAAGCTTGGGCTTGTTCGGGCACCCCTTCAGATTGTGTTAAGTTGGCTTTAGGAGCCCTCCTGGACAATCCACCAGATTTTGTGCTCTCCGGCATTAATCACGGCTCTAATCTTGGCACTGATGTGCTCTACTCAGGCACAGTCTCAGCAGCCATGGAAGGGGTGCTCGAAGGAATTCCTAGCATTGCTTTTAGCTTGACCAGTTTCAGCTGTAGAGAATTTCAACCAGCTGTACGCTTCGCCCAAATCTTATTAACCCAACTGACTCAACACCCTTTGCCCAAGCTTGTCCTGCTTAACGTGAACGTACCCGCAGTCACGCAACCAGACATTATGGGGGTTGCCATCACTCGCCAAGGAGTTCGTCGTTACACAGACATTTTTCAGAAACGCCTAGACCCTAGAGGCAAAACTTATTACTGGTTGGCGGGTGAGTTGCTGGAGGATGTCACGGATGAAGTCGATCTTAAGGAGGGCAACGAAGCAATTACGGATGTGCAAGCCATTCGGAACAATTACATTACTGTTACGCCCCTCCAGTACAACTTAACTTCTGTAGACGGGCTCACCAATTTACAGAAGTGGCAACTAAATTTCCCGGACTACCCATCGCTTTAA
- a CDS encoding MBL fold metallo-hydrolase, producing the protein MHNQFTVNFWGVRGSIACPGSETVRYGGNTPCVEMRINGQRLIFDGGTGLRVLGQSMLSAMPVEAYMFFTHSHWDHIQGFPFFTPAFIKGNRFHIYGAIAPNGSDVEQRLNDQMLHPNFPVPLQVMGAELDFQSIEVGQPLQIDDITIENAPLNHPGEAIGYRVSWKDHAVAYVTDTEHFPDRLDENVLWLAREADVLIYDATYTDEEYHSPKTSKVGWGHSTWQEAVKIAKAAGVKKLVIFHHDPVHSDDFLDQVGEQVARVFPNSLMAWEGLSIQITTAATLPAAELEPESVVEATISASA; encoded by the coding sequence ATGCACAACCAATTTACAGTTAATTTTTGGGGAGTCAGGGGCAGTATTGCTTGCCCTGGATCTGAAACGGTTCGTTACGGCGGCAATACACCTTGCGTTGAAATGCGCATCAATGGTCAGCGCTTGATTTTTGATGGCGGCACTGGCCTCCGGGTTCTAGGGCAAAGCATGTTATCTGCTATGCCTGTAGAAGCCTACATGTTTTTTACGCACTCCCATTGGGACCATATTCAGGGCTTTCCGTTCTTTACCCCTGCCTTTATTAAAGGCAATCGCTTTCATATCTATGGAGCGATCGCCCCGAATGGCTCAGACGTGGAGCAGCGCTTGAATGATCAAATGTTGCATCCCAACTTTCCAGTGCCATTACAAGTGATGGGAGCAGAGCTTGATTTTCAAAGCATTGAAGTTGGTCAGCCTCTGCAAATCGACGATATTACGATCGAAAATGCGCCGCTCAATCACCCTGGGGAAGCCATTGGTTACCGGGTTTCTTGGAAAGATCATGCAGTCGCTTACGTCACCGATACGGAGCATTTTCCAGACCGCTTAGATGAGAATGTGCTCTGGTTGGCTAGAGAAGCGGATGTTTTGATTTACGACGCCACTTATACCGACGAAGAATACCACTCACCCAAGACCAGTAAGGTTGGCTGGGGCCATTCCACTTGGCAAGAAGCCGTCAAAATTGCCAAAGCAGCAGGCGTCAAAAAGCTGGTCATCTTCCACCACGACCCAGTCCACAGCGATGATTTCCTTGATCAGGTGGGCGAACAGGTCGCACGAGTTTTTCCGAATAGTCTCATGGCTTGGGAAGGCTTATCAATTCAGATCACCACTGCGGCTACGTTGCCCGCGGCAGAGTTAGAACCAGAATCAGTCGTCGAAGCAACCATTTCTGCCTCCGCTTAA
- a CDS encoding bifunctional riboflavin kinase/FAD synthetase, with protein sequence MWVTSSLTSVLTPTAVALGNFDGVHRGHRQVIQPVLNSVASVQPLTTSFFKDDLFTIAEPNESLLLSPSAAIAAETNSELPYPTVVTFNPHPQEFFSGQPRALLTPLNEKVLQLQAMGVRQLVLLPFDRELADLSPQAFVEEILVQRLQAQQISVGVDFRFGRQRAGTAADLQAIAATYGIAVSTVPLCTCADERISSSNIRTALQAGDLQRANRLLGRPYSLMGQVVWGQQLGRTIGFPTANLQLPPEKFLPSHGVYAVQVQSSTLSGLQTPCSAVMNIGHRPTVNGVSRTVEIHLLDWDGDLYEQTLIVSLKYFLRPEQKFASLEALKTQIQADCLSARSLLATAPSV encoded by the coding sequence GTGTGGGTTACTTCTTCGCTAACATCCGTCTTAACACCAACCGCTGTTGCCCTAGGAAATTTTGATGGCGTTCATCGAGGGCATCGGCAGGTCATTCAGCCTGTCTTAAATTCCGTTGCATCCGTTCAGCCACTAACAACTTCCTTTTTTAAGGATGATTTGTTTACGATCGCTGAGCCGAACGAGAGTCTGCTGCTCAGTCCTAGCGCAGCGATCGCGGCAGAAACCAATTCTGAGCTGCCTTACCCTACAGTCGTCACCTTCAATCCCCACCCTCAAGAATTCTTTTCTGGGCAACCCAGAGCTTTGTTGACCCCCTTGAACGAAAAAGTTTTGCAACTCCAGGCAATGGGGGTTCGTCAGCTTGTACTACTACCGTTCGATCGCGAGTTAGCAGATTTAAGCCCTCAAGCCTTTGTCGAAGAAATTCTGGTCCAACGCCTCCAGGCCCAACAAATTAGTGTGGGAGTTGACTTTCGCTTCGGACGGCAACGCGCTGGAACTGCCGCAGATTTACAAGCGATCGCCGCCACGTATGGCATTGCAGTTAGTACGGTGCCACTTTGCACTTGTGCAGACGAGCGAATCAGTAGTTCCAATATTCGTACAGCTTTGCAAGCCGGAGATCTGCAACGAGCCAATCGCCTCTTGGGGCGGCCCTACAGCTTGATGGGTCAGGTTGTATGGGGGCAGCAATTGGGCAGAACGATTGGATTTCCCACCGCTAACCTTCAACTACCACCTGAAAAATTTCTTCCCAGCCACGGAGTTTATGCCGTGCAAGTTCAAAGCTCCACCTTGAGCGGCCTACAGACCCCTTGCTCAGCAGTGATGAATATTGGTCACCGTCCTACAGTGAATGGCGTTAGTCGCACTGTCGAAATTCATTTGTTAGATTGGGACGGGGATTTATATGAACAGACGTTGATCGTCAGCTTGAAGTACTTTTTACGTCCGGAGCAAAAGTTTGCTTCCTTAGAGGCGCTAAAGACTCAGATTCAAGCAGATTGCTTATCAGCGCGATCGCTCTTGGCTACTGCACCAAGTGTTTAG
- a CDS encoding MoxR family ATPase: MRERIERLTQNLSQTIVGKAEAIRLVLVALISGGHALLEDVPGVGKTLLAKSLARSIDGKFQRLQCTPDLLPSDVTGTNIWNPRSGEFEFLPGPVFANVLLTDEINRATPRTQSALLEVMEERQVTVDGTSRPVPSPFFVIATQNPVEYQGTFPLPEAQMDRFALSLTLGYPSEQEELQMLQRLQSGVSVNELQPCLSLEDIQELRRLCSAVKVEPSLQQYILNLVRATREDEEITLGVSPRGTVALQRAAQALAFLDDRDYVIPDDVKFLAPYVLSHRIIPARGQRGRAIVDRLLYSISIP; encoded by the coding sequence ATGCGAGAGCGTATCGAACGGCTAACTCAAAATCTCAGTCAGACGATTGTTGGGAAAGCCGAAGCCATCCGATTAGTTTTAGTCGCGCTCATTTCTGGAGGTCATGCCTTGCTAGAGGATGTTCCGGGAGTGGGTAAAACCCTGCTGGCTAAGTCTTTAGCTCGCTCCATTGACGGCAAATTTCAGCGCTTGCAATGCACCCCGGATTTGTTGCCCAGCGATGTCACAGGCACTAATATTTGGAATCCCCGCTCTGGTGAATTTGAGTTTCTGCCAGGACCTGTCTTTGCGAACGTGCTACTCACTGACGAAATTAACCGGGCCACGCCACGTACTCAGTCAGCGCTACTAGAAGTCATGGAAGAACGGCAGGTGACAGTAGATGGGACTTCTCGGCCTGTTCCTAGCCCGTTTTTTGTCATTGCTACCCAAAACCCAGTTGAGTACCAAGGTACATTTCCACTCCCCGAAGCCCAGATGGACCGCTTTGCCCTCTCCCTGACCCTGGGTTATCCGAGTGAACAAGAAGAATTGCAGATGCTACAACGCTTGCAATCTGGAGTTAGCGTCAACGAATTGCAACCTTGTTTATCGCTAGAAGATATTCAGGAGTTACGACGGTTATGTTCTGCGGTCAAAGTAGAGCCTTCTTTGCAGCAATACATTTTGAACTTGGTACGAGCGACCCGCGAAGATGAGGAAATTACTTTGGGGGTAAGTCCACGGGGAACTGTCGCCCTGCAACGGGCCGCACAAGCTCTAGCCTTTCTAGATGACCGTGATTATGTGATTCCTGACGATGTTAAGTTTTTGGCCCCCTACGTCCTGTCACATCGCATCATTCCTGCTAGGGGTCAACGAGGACGGGCGATCGTCGATCGCTTACTCTACTCTATTTCCATTCCTTAG
- a CDS encoding PAS domain S-box protein, with amino-acid sequence MYAQAIKILLVEDSLTDATFLQKILQIETSVAAWEVVHVTQLSDTLTYLREDECDVVLLDLFLPDEQGLATLQQVHATAPNTPIVVLTGLDDEAIAIETLRQGAQDYLVKGQIEVNLLVRAIRYAIERSQTLKIMQRQSAAIEAASDGVAILNQDEQFIYLNQAYAEIYGYDSPAELLGQTWRLVYDDDDLKGMARRAALDLQAKGSWRGEVIAKKQDGEKFYQELSLTAIDKDGFICIVRDVTERKRVEEALQFTQFTVNHAAEAVIWTGPDAGFVYVNEAACQMLGYSQSELLVMTMFDIVPDASPESWQEDWSQLKQQGSYTLEAWNRRKDGHLFPVEVTRNYLEFRGREYNCAFMRDITQRKQFEQALRESEQRFRLLAENSTDMISQHTPDGTFLYVSPACRMLLGYEPEELLGKSAYDYHHPDDVDAVRVVHTNILELPETYSVSYRFRHQQGHYLWLESTAKTIRSSETQTIQEIQISSRDITERKRAEVDIYNALAKEKELSQLKSSFVSMVSHEFRNPLSAIVLSSELLERYTQKASEEQKTKYFKRIHAATKRMTELLDEVLIIGRAEAGQLKCQPMPLLLEEFCQELVDELRLSIGQQYQLVFTSTGQGHATEACMDENLLRHILGNLISNAAKYSPTNSTIHLNLIYENDLVVFQIQDQGIGIPEEDQQRLFDSFYRATNVGTIPGTGLGLAIVKKCVDAHHGQVEVTSHLDAGTKFTVTLPLHSSAPACKIPLDIPEFDQAPDLA; translated from the coding sequence ATGTATGCTCAAGCCATCAAAATTCTGCTCGTAGAAGACAGTCTGACTGACGCGACCTTCTTACAAAAGATTTTGCAAATTGAAACCAGTGTTGCTGCTTGGGAAGTGGTACATGTAACGCAACTGAGCGATACGCTCACCTATTTACGCGAAGACGAATGTGACGTTGTACTCCTAGATCTTTTCCTGCCCGACGAGCAAGGCTTGGCTACTCTACAACAAGTTCATGCCACTGCTCCCAATACCCCAATTGTGGTTTTGACAGGACTTGATGATGAAGCGATCGCGATTGAGACTCTGCGGCAAGGCGCTCAAGACTATCTGGTTAAGGGGCAAATCGAAGTTAATTTGTTGGTACGAGCAATTCGCTACGCCATTGAGCGCAGTCAAACTCTAAAGATTATGCAGCGGCAGTCAGCAGCCATTGAAGCCGCGAGTGATGGGGTGGCAATTCTCAATCAAGATGAGCAATTCATCTACCTCAATCAAGCCTATGCCGAGATCTATGGCTACGACAGCCCAGCGGAATTACTCGGCCAGACTTGGAGACTTGTCTACGATGACGATGACTTGAAAGGGATGGCTCGCCGCGCCGCTTTAGATTTACAAGCTAAAGGGTCTTGGCGAGGCGAGGTAATTGCTAAAAAGCAAGATGGTGAGAAGTTCTATCAAGAGTTGTCACTAACCGCGATCGACAAGGATGGTTTCATTTGCATCGTCCGGGATGTCACCGAACGCAAGCGCGTGGAGGAAGCCCTACAATTTACGCAATTTACCGTGAACCATGCGGCGGAAGCCGTAATTTGGACTGGACCGGATGCTGGTTTCGTGTACGTCAATGAAGCAGCGTGCCAAATGCTGGGCTACTCCCAGAGCGAACTGTTAGTAATGACAATGTTTGATATTGTCCCTGATGCCTCGCCTGAGAGTTGGCAAGAAGATTGGTCCCAGCTCAAGCAACAAGGCTCCTACACACTAGAGGCGTGGAACCGCCGTAAAGACGGGCATCTATTTCCAGTTGAAGTGACTCGGAACTACCTAGAATTTCGGGGCCGGGAGTATAACTGTGCCTTCATGCGCGACATTACCCAGCGCAAACAATTTGAACAAGCTTTGCGGGAGAGTGAACAGCGATTTCGGTTGCTAGCCGAAAACTCAACCGATATGATTTCGCAGCACACCCCTGACGGTACGTTTCTTTATGTTTCGCCTGCCTGCCGTATGCTGCTAGGGTATGAACCTGAAGAATTATTAGGCAAATCTGCCTACGATTATCATCATCCGGATGATGTTGATGCCGTACGCGTCGTCCATACCAATATTCTAGAGCTGCCAGAAACTTACTCAGTGTCTTATCGCTTTCGGCATCAGCAAGGACATTACCTCTGGCTAGAATCTACCGCCAAAACCATTCGATCTTCAGAAACTCAAACCATTCAAGAAATCCAAATTTCTTCTCGTGATATTACCGAACGTAAGCGGGCAGAAGTTGATATTTATAACGCTCTAGCCAAGGAAAAAGAGCTGAGCCAGCTCAAGTCTAGTTTTGTCTCTATGGTTTCGCATGAATTCCGCAATCCACTTAGCGCGATCGTCCTATCGAGCGAATTACTAGAACGCTATACCCAAAAAGCGAGTGAAGAGCAGAAAACGAAATATTTCAAGCGAATTCATGCGGCTACAAAACGGATGACTGAGTTGCTGGACGAGGTTTTAATCATTGGTCGAGCCGAAGCGGGCCAACTGAAGTGCCAGCCGATGCCATTGTTATTAGAAGAATTCTGTCAAGAATTGGTAGATGAACTGCGCCTCAGTATCGGTCAACAGTACCAGCTCGTGTTCACTAGTACAGGCCAAGGTCATGCAACCGAGGCTTGTATGGATGAAAATTTGCTGCGGCATATCTTGGGGAATTTAATTTCTAATGCTGCTAAATACTCTCCTACGAACAGCACGATTCACTTGAACTTGATTTACGAGAATGACCTTGTAGTTTTTCAGATCCAAGATCAAGGGATTGGGATTCCGGAAGAAGACCAACAGCGACTATTTGACTCGTTTTATCGAGCCACTAATGTAGGAACAATTCCAGGAACAGGACTAGGGCTGGCGATCGTGAAGAAATGTGTAGATGCTCATCACGGTCAAGTTGAGGTCACCAGTCACTTAGATGCAGGAACCAAGTTTACTGTCACGTTGCCGCTACATAGCTCAGCGCCTGCCTGCAAAATTCCTTTGGATATCCCAGAGTTTGATCAGGCCCCAGATTTAGCCTAA
- a CDS encoding DUF6679 family protein produces MRDKLRELIGQPNVWLCLGGTNTWIKNVQILDVTNKTVTFRYEDETEREKRLWEKTTRIKNITEVEVKLVAYPKDTQRVAHIRGKLSNLLQQELEQE; encoded by the coding sequence ATGAGAGACAAGCTTCGAGAGCTTATTGGGCAGCCCAATGTTTGGCTCTGTCTCGGCGGTACGAATACTTGGATCAAAAACGTCCAAATTCTTGACGTCACGAACAAGACGGTTACGTTCCGTTACGAGGACGAAACCGAAAGAGAAAAGCGCCTCTGGGAAAAAACGACCCGGATTAAAAATATCACTGAAGTAGAAGTCAAACTGGTGGCATATCCCAAAGATACCCAAAGAGTGGCTCACATCAGAGGGAAGCTCTCCAATCTTCTACAGCAAGAGCTAGAGCAAGAGTAA
- the typA gene encoding translational GTPase TypA has protein sequence MSLPIRNVAIIAHVDHGKTTLVDALLKQAGTFREGEDVPDCVMDSNDLERERGITILSKNTAVRYKETLINIVDTPGHADFGGEVERVLGMVDGCLLIVDANEGPMPQTRFVLKKALEKGLRPIVLVNKIDRPRADPHAAVDKVLDLFLELGADDDQCDFPYLFASGLEGYAKETLEEEGVDMQPLFNAFLRHVPPPVGDASKSLQLQVTTLDYSEYVGRIVIGKIHNGTIRVGQQAALVTETGEIVKAKISKLMGFEGLKRIDIEEATAGNLVAVAGFANANIGETITCPNEPQALPLIKVDEPTLQMTFSVNDSPFAGQEGNFVTSRQVRDRLMRELETNVALRVEETDSPDRFLVSGRGELHLGILIETMRREGYEFQVSQPQVIYREVSGQPCEPFENLVLDVPEEAVGSCIERLGQRRAEMQNMMVSPNGRTQLEFVVPARGLVGFRGEFMRLTRGEGIMNHSFLDYRPLGGDIEARRNGVLIAFEEGTATFYAMKNAEDRGSFFITPGTKVYKGMIVGEHNRQQDLDLNICKSKQLTNHRASGGEELVQLQAPIDMSLERALEYIGPDELVEVTPKSIRLRKVTKKLAKR, from the coding sequence ATGTCTCTCCCCATCCGCAATGTCGCCATCATTGCCCACGTTGACCACGGCAAAACTACCCTTGTCGATGCACTGCTCAAACAAGCTGGCACATTCCGTGAAGGAGAAGACGTTCCGGATTGCGTCATGGACTCCAACGACTTGGAGCGAGAGCGTGGTATTACCATTTTGTCGAAGAACACTGCGGTTCGCTACAAAGAAACTCTGATCAATATTGTTGACACCCCAGGTCACGCCGACTTTGGCGGTGAAGTTGAGCGAGTCCTGGGCATGGTGGATGGCTGTCTGCTGATTGTAGATGCCAACGAAGGCCCCATGCCCCAAACCCGCTTCGTGCTGAAGAAAGCCCTGGAAAAAGGCTTGCGCCCCATCGTACTAGTCAACAAAATCGACCGTCCACGGGCTGACCCCCATGCCGCAGTTGATAAAGTATTGGATCTGTTCCTAGAACTCGGTGCAGATGACGATCAGTGTGACTTCCCTTACCTGTTTGCTTCAGGTTTGGAAGGTTACGCCAAAGAAACCCTCGAAGAAGAAGGCGTAGACATGCAGCCTCTCTTCAATGCCTTCTTGCGTCATGTGCCACCTCCGGTTGGCGATGCTAGCAAGTCTCTGCAGTTGCAAGTCACCACGCTGGACTACTCTGAGTACGTGGGACGAATTGTGATTGGTAAGATTCACAACGGTACGATTCGCGTTGGGCAGCAAGCTGCACTGGTAACAGAGACGGGTGAGATCGTTAAGGCCAAAATCAGCAAGTTGATGGGCTTTGAAGGTCTGAAGCGGATTGATATTGAAGAAGCAACCGCAGGTAACCTCGTAGCAGTTGCGGGCTTTGCCAATGCCAACATCGGTGAAACCATTACCTGTCCCAACGAACCTCAAGCACTGCCGCTGATCAAGGTAGACGAACCTACCTTACAGATGACCTTCTCGGTAAACGATTCACCGTTTGCAGGTCAAGAAGGTAACTTCGTCACCTCTCGTCAGGTGCGCGATCGCCTGATGCGGGAACTAGAAACCAATGTAGCTCTCCGGGTTGAAGAAACTGACTCGCCCGACCGCTTCCTGGTTTCAGGTCGGGGTGAACTACACCTCGGCATCTTGATCGAAACCATGCGCCGGGAAGGCTATGAGTTCCAAGTATCTCAGCCACAGGTAATTTACCGCGAAGTCAGCGGTCAACCCTGCGAGCCGTTTGAGAACTTGGTGCTTGACGTGCCTGAAGAAGCCGTCGGTAGCTGTATTGAGCGTTTGGGCCAGCGCCGAGCTGAAATGCAAAATATGATGGTTAGCCCCAACGGTCGCACCCAGCTAGAATTTGTAGTGCCCGCTCGTGGTTTGGTAGGCTTCCGGGGTGAGTTCATGCGGCTGACTCGTGGCGAAGGCATCATGAACCACAGCTTCCTCGATTATCGTCCTTTGGGTGGCGATATTGAAGCCCGCCGCAACGGAGTACTAATTGCGTTTGAAGAAGGAACGGCTACCTTCTACGCCATGAAGAACGCAGAAGATCGGGGTTCATTCTTCATCACGCCGGGTACCAAGGTGTACAAGGGCATGATTGTGGGTGAGCACAACCGCCAGCAAGACCTAGATCTCAATATCTGTAAAAGCAAGCAGCTTACCAACCACCGAGCTTCGGGCGGTGAAGAATTGGTGCAGTTGCAAGCGCCGATCGATATGAGCCTAGAGCGGGCATTGGAATATATTGGTCCCGACGAATTGGTGGAAGTCACCCCCAAATCCATTCGGCTCCGTAAAGTCACTAAGAAGCTAGCTAAGCGCTAA
- a CDS encoding DUF3386 domain-containing protein, whose product MMMRKLKRFLLGWSVSLLLAIASFSWLAPVQAGPMPIDDQGQPKTQLSARDIFRDAYEQRYTWNEKFPGYQAEVSLKYDGQLYHGLAQVSPDFQVTVKNMDDPDVSQLVKNQLQMEIIHRRQIAFGDRHDQDTYALAGTDKDGAFEIQETGDNGESRYKVRDKKIVQVNRTLGSMAVTVDSLEFITPAGGYLTEHFQTTFRDPKGKEVLLTQDVTDSHEKIGNYYLLTNRTIRSSDPKQPEQLNEADTLIRFNNIQPLRRA is encoded by the coding sequence ATGATGATGCGAAAATTAAAGCGCTTCCTCTTGGGCTGGAGCGTTAGTTTACTCTTGGCGATCGCTAGCTTTTCCTGGTTAGCCCCTGTTCAAGCTGGTCCAATGCCCATTGACGATCAAGGCCAGCCCAAAACTCAACTTTCAGCTCGCGATATTTTTCGGGACGCTTATGAACAGCGCTATACCTGGAACGAAAAATTCCCAGGATATCAAGCGGAAGTTTCTTTGAAATATGACGGGCAGTTGTATCACGGGTTAGCGCAGGTCAGTCCAGACTTCCAAGTTACCGTGAAAAATATGGATGACCCAGATGTGAGTCAGTTGGTTAAAAATCAATTGCAAATGGAGATCATTCATCGTAGGCAGATTGCTTTTGGCGATCGCCATGACCAGGATACTTATGCTCTCGCCGGAACGGACAAAGACGGAGCGTTTGAAATTCAAGAAACGGGTGATAACGGCGAGTCTCGATACAAAGTCCGTGACAAAAAAATTGTCCAGGTGAATCGCACCCTTGGCAGCATGGCAGTGACGGTCGATAGCTTGGAGTTCATTACACCTGCCGGAGGCTACCTCACCGAGCACTTCCAAACCACTTTCCGCGATCCTAAAGGGAAAGAAGTGTTGCTGACCCAAGATGTCACCGATTCCCACGAGAAGATCGGCAATTATTATCTACTGACCAATCGCACGATTCGTAGTTCTGATCCCAAACAACCAGAGCAACTAAACGAGGCGGACACTCTGATTCGGTTCAACAACATTCAGCCTTTGCGCCGAGCGTAG